From Desulfuromonas soudanensis, the proteins below share one genomic window:
- a CDS encoding ABC transporter ATP-binding protein gives MITPALNISHLGKNFDGVAAVKDLSFAIAPGEIFGLLGPNGAGKSTTINMVGGVTRIGSGTIEVFGHDNRRDYILTRQMIGVMHQEIVIDNFFTIDEALKFHSGYYGVRDDKVWRQMLIERLGLGPHLHKIMVKLSGGLKRRFMVAKALIHKPPLLILDEPTAGVDVELRHTLWDFVREINADGTTILLTTHYLEEAEQMCGRIAIMDHGELVALEPTSSLLERLGGSRIVVTLSRPLEVLPAELAGIGARLGGDGLRLELPLNGGHGAGEILGLLCRCNLAVADIETLRAGLEEVFLKLTGTARPAPGGDE, from the coding sequence ATGATCACACCGGCCCTGAATATTTCCCATCTCGGCAAGAATTTCGACGGCGTCGCCGCGGTGAAGGATCTCTCCTTTGCCATCGCCCCGGGGGAGATCTTCGGCCTGCTCGGTCCCAACGGCGCCGGGAAGAGCACCACCATCAACATGGTCGGCGGCGTGACGCGCATCGGCTCGGGGACGATCGAGGTCTTCGGTCATGACAACCGCCGGGATTATATCCTCACCCGGCAAATGATCGGCGTCATGCATCAGGAGATCGTCATCGACAACTTCTTCACCATCGACGAGGCGTTGAAGTTTCACAGCGGCTACTACGGGGTGCGTGACGACAAGGTCTGGCGCCAGATGCTCATCGAGCGCCTCGGCCTCGGGCCCCACCTGCACAAGATCATGGTCAAACTCTCCGGCGGTCTCAAGCGGCGCTTCATGGTCGCCAAGGCCCTGATCCACAAGCCGCCGCTCCTCATTCTCGACGAGCCGACCGCCGGGGTCGACGTCGAGCTGCGCCACACCCTCTGGGACTTCGTCCGCGAGATCAACGCCGACGGGACGACGATCCTCCTGACCACCCACTATCTCGAAGAAGCCGAGCAGATGTGCGGACGCATCGCCATCATGGACCACGGCGAGCTGGTGGCCCTCGAGCCGACCTCCTCCCTTCTCGAGCGCCTCGGCGGCAGCCGGATCGTCGTCACCCTCTCCCGGCCGCTCGAGGTTCTCCCCGCCGAGCTCGCCGGTATCGGCGCCCGCCTCGGCGGCGACGGGCTGCGCCTCGAGCTCCCCCTGAACGGCGGTCACGGCGCCGGTGAGATTCTCGGGCTCCTGTGCCGCTGCAACCTGGCGGTGGCCGACATCGAAACCCTCCGCGCCGGACTCGAGGAGGTCTTTCTCAAGCTCACCGGCACCGCACGGCCGGCACCGGGAGGGGACGAATGA
- a CDS encoding ribonuclease H-like domain-containing protein, which translates to MLEKTFCHIPGISARVEHSLWRDGITSWERFPAEGGPFFSWKKNGHVALHLDESRRRLAANDPAYFCAALPSREHWRLFSAFAGSIAYLDIETTGLSREADVITTIALYDGREIRTYVRGENLEAFAADIRNYRLLVTYNGKCFDLPFIETALGISLPMAHIDLRYVLGSLGMRGGLKGCEREIGLSRGALDGVDGLFAVRLWHDWRRRGERRTLETLLAYNIEDVINLELLMVHAYNRKLAETPFGDELRIPVPEPAKNPFCADAGVLDRLRGW; encoded by the coding sequence ATGCTGGAAAAGACTTTCTGCCACATTCCCGGGATCAGCGCCCGGGTCGAGCACAGTCTGTGGAGAGACGGAATCACCTCCTGGGAACGATTTCCCGCCGAGGGGGGTCCCTTCTTTTCCTGGAAGAAAAACGGCCACGTCGCCTTGCACCTCGACGAGTCCCGGCGCCGCCTCGCCGCCAACGACCCCGCCTATTTCTGCGCCGCCCTCCCCTCCCGGGAACATTGGCGGCTCTTTTCCGCCTTTGCCGGCAGCATCGCCTATCTCGACATCGAGACCACCGGTCTCTCCCGCGAGGCCGATGTGATCACCACCATCGCCCTCTACGACGGGAGGGAGATCCGCACCTATGTCCGGGGGGAAAACCTCGAGGCCTTTGCCGCCGACATCCGCAACTACCGGCTCCTGGTGACCTACAACGGCAAATGCTTCGATCTCCCCTTCATCGAAACCGCCCTCGGGATCTCCCTGCCGATGGCGCACATCGATCTGCGCTACGTTCTCGGCAGCCTCGGGATGCGCGGCGGCCTGAAAGGGTGCGAACGGGAGATCGGTCTTTCCCGCGGCGCCCTCGATGGCGTCGACGGCCTCTTCGCCGTGCGGCTCTGGCACGACTGGCGTCGCCGCGGCGAGCGCCGCACCCTCGAGACGCTTCTGGCCTACAACATCGAGGATGTGATCAACCTCGAGCTCCTCATGGTCCACGCCTACAACCGCAAGCTCGCCGAAACCCCCTTCGGCGACGAACTGCGGATCCCGGTGCCGGAGCCCGCAAAGAACCCCTTTTGCGCCGATGCCGGGGTTCTGGACCGGTTGCGTGGATGGTAA